A segment of the Panicum hallii strain FIL2 chromosome 1, PHallii_v3.1, whole genome shotgun sequence genome:
tgcagccccaTTGCATGAACTCACTAAGAAGGGTACAATCTTCACTTGGGCTGCAGCTCAACAGGATGCTTTTAGTGTGATCAAAGATAAATTAACTCATGTACCCTTGCTCCAACTTccagatttcaataaaacatttgaacttgaatgtgatgctagtggaattgggttgggtgtcgtgctgctgcaagatggtaagcctgtagcatattttagtgagaaattgagtggacctagcttgaactattctacttacgataaggaattgcttgctttagttcgaactttggaaacttggcagcactatttgtggtccaaagagtttgttatacattctgatcgtgagtccttaaaacacattcgaaatcaagcaaaactgaatcgtaggcatgctaaatgggttgaattcattgaatctttcccttatgtcatcaaacacaagaaagggaaggagaatgtcattgctgatgctttgtctaggcgttacactatgctgtcccaacttgattgcaaaattttcAGCTTGGAAATGATTAAAGcacaatatgctcatgatgatgattttaaggatgtgttgctgaactgtaaggaggggaagacttggaacaaatttgtcctaactgatggatttatttttagagctaacaagctatgcattccagctagctccgtgtGTTTGTTATTACTGtaggaagcacatggaggagggctgatgggacactttggtgtgaagaagacagaagacatccttgctgatcatttcttttggcccaagatgcgggggacgtggagagatttgttgctcactgcacaacatgccaaaaagctaagtcacgccttaatcctcatggtttgtacatgcctctacctgttcctaatgcaccatgggaggatatttcaatggactttgttttaggactccctagaacaaagaaggggagggatagtgtttttgtggttgtggatagattttctaagatggcacatttcataccatgtcataagaccgataacgctactcatgttgctgatttgttctttcgtgaaattgttcgtttgcatggtgtgccaaacacaattgtttcagatcgtgatgcaaaatttcttagtcacttttggagaactttgtgggcTAATTTAGGTACTAAGCTGCTATTTTCCACTACATGTTATCCCCacactgatggacaaactgaggttgtgaatagaactttatctaccatgcttagggctattttgaaaaagaacataaaaatgtgggaagaatgtttgcctcatgttgagtttgcttacaaccgttcacaacattctactactaaaaagagcccttttgggattgtttatggttttgtgcctcgagcccctattgatttgctgcctctaccaacttctgagagattgaattttgatgctaaacaacgtgctgagttgatgttgaaaatgcatgagaccacaaaggagaacatagaaaccatgaatgctaaatataaacttgctggtagcagaggaaagaagcatATCACTTTTGGACCAGGTGATTTGGTTtggctgcacttgagaaaggatcggtttcctgatttgaggaagtcaaagttgcttccgagagctgatggcccttttaaagttgtagctaagataaatgataatgcatacaaacttgagttgcctacagattttggggttagccccacatttaacattgcagatttgaaaccatatttgggtgaggaagatgaacttgagtcgaggacgactcaaatgcaagaaggggaggatgatgaggacatccctcccaacgatacacccatgcctactacgcagcaaggaccaatgacaagagctcgtgcacgagagctaaattatcaagtaaactcgttcctcgctgtccataaaccatcatccatgaatcgggtactactaaattcttgtgatgcttttcttattcttaggaacatgggacatgaaccagattggagggagagcaaacacgacaagaaagcgagtgtggacgatcagatcggaccataccagttcggagctccaggaaggggcaaatTCGGAAAGCCagaactcttagctccgaatattgtttgaagcccatgagtacttgttggaaagctcctgaagtctactttcagatggatccaacctcaagatgaaattccaaaggagttaagcagaattgccaaaatgacgttcagtcttccagtcttggacTGAGGCCCtcgtatctagttcagcccactaggggcccattctaagttagggtttacaccccccacgcctcttggctgcccccccacttatataaaccaccagcagccaccatttgacacttgggttttgtttgatgTAAGTTAGCtgctgctacttccttgtaaacgagtgtgtcggctagaccaccCGAATACTTGtatcagaaccccaccttctaTCGAATTCGTGAGTGTTTGCTTGTtatcttgttcttgcttgttcttctattgcttgcaggttcaaggctgTTCTTGGCACGGCAAGAACAGCAACAATCGGAGCCGGTGTAACTATCGCTAAGGCGCAACAcccttgtggttgttgtagtCGGGTAGCACAACTTCGACCTCCACCCCAAATCGTAGTTATCAGGAGACGGTGTACCTGTCGCTCAAGGTGCCACACCATCTTGGTTGTGGTAGTCGGGCAGCCAACGTTGGCCTCCACCAAATCCACACCACCACcatctctcatcgaaagatcgggctcCCTCGTACCCGTCGGGGTTCATCATCCCCGGCGCCCAGCTTCCAAACCGCGCCCCGTACCGTACGAATCCGGATGAGACAAAGGAGATCCAGTGCCAGGTGCAGGCATtgcttgataagggttacattcgtgaatctcttagcccttgctcgGTTCCTGTtttacttgttccaaagaaagatgggtcatggcgtatgtgtgtagactgtcgcgctaCTAATAACGTCACCATTCAttatcgataccctataccacgccttgatgatatgctagatgagcttagtggtgccattcttttcactaaaattgatttgcgtagtggttaccatcagatctgaatgaaactgggtgatgaatggaaaacggcttttaaaacgaaatttgggttatatgaatggttggttatgccgtttggtttgactaatgctcccagcacctttatgcgtttgatgaacgaagttctaaggcccttcataggattgtttgttgttgtctattttgatgatatccttatttacagcaagactatggaagAGCATTTAGAATatttgagtgctgtttttgatgcgttgcgtgcagctcgcttatttggtaacatggaaaaatgcatcttttgcatgCAAcgtgtcttgtttcttggttatgttgtgactccgcagggcattgaggtggacagcagcaagattgatgccattcgggaatggcctacaccgacgatggtcacacagattcggagctttcttcgacttgcaggattctaccgtcggttcgtccgtgatttcagctccattgcagcccctttccacgagcttacaaagaaaggtgcgccatttgcttggggcgactcgcaggaggtagcgttcaacactttgaaagataagttaacacatgctcccctcttgcaattgcctgattttaataaagtgtttgagcttgaatgtgatgctagcggtattgggctaggtgctgttttgttacaagaagggaaaccggttgcttattttagtgagaaattaagcggtgctagcctgagatattccacttatgataaggagctttatgctttagttcgcactttgcaaacatggcagcactatctttggcatcgtGAGTTTataatccattctgatcatgaggctttgaaacatattcacccaaacaaatctgaaccgtcaTCATGCTAActgggtagaattcattgagtcctttccttacatcattaaacacaagaacgggaaggaaaatgtcattgccGATGCTTTGTCTCGTAGATATACCATGCTCTCACAgctagattttaaaatctttggcttgcaaactgtgAAACATCAGTATGTCAACGATGCTGATTTTAATGATATCCTCACACATTGTATGAATGGCCAACCATGGGGCAAATTCcacatgcaggatgggttcctgtttcgtgctaacaagctgtgtgttccagcaagctcggttcgtcttttgttgttacaggaagcacatggaggtggtctcatgggacactttggcatCTACAAGACACATGAGGTGCTGGCTGCACACTTCTTCTGGCCAcggatgcgccgtgatgtcgagcaCCTTGTTACATGCTGCACTACTtttcagaaagctaagtcccgattgagcaaccatggtttgtatatgcctttgcctgtccctacttccccttggcttgatatatctatggactttgttttgggattgcctagaactaagaagaggagggatagcatttttgtggttgttgatagattctccaaaatggctcattttataccttgtcataaaactgatgatgctagcagtgttgctgaattgttctttcgagagattGTCTGTTTacatggtattccgaatacaattgtctctgatcatgatgctaagtttctaggtcatttttggagatctctTTGGAATAAATTGagaactaaattgctgtttagtacaacttgtcaccctcaaactgatgggcaaactgaggtggtgaatagaactttatccaccatgcttagggctattttagacaaaaatttgagaCGTTGGGAGGGTTGCTTGCCTCATattgaatttgcttataatcatgcaacacattcttctacaaagatgtgcccttttcagattgttttTGGTTACGTTCCTCGGGcacctattgatttgttttcgcttgatgctaAGGATGTCCCACATATAGATGCGGTTGCacatgttgaacacatgattgACCTCCATGGACAAAcacaacaaaacattgctgctgctaatgcgAAGTATCAGGTTGCTAGTAGTAAAGGaagaaaacttgttacttttgaacctggtgatatggtttggttgcatttgagaaaggatcggtttcctactttatgccgttctaaattgatgcctcgtgctgctggtccttttaaggtgctaaccaagattaatgataatgcttatgtccttgacctgcctgcggagcttggtgtttccactagttttaatgttgcagatttgaagccatatgtgggcgaggatgtggagttgccgtcgaggacgacttcagttctagaaggggaggatgatgaagacattaactacaacacgagtacgtctacgccagcagcaccttttccggcgacaccagatgctcctccaccccaggcgccacctccttctgggccaatcactcaggcccgtgcaagagaattgaacttcgtcatgctactgaagaatgaaggcccagaagaatagatgctggcccaactgaggcccttgtgtgggcgcctagggctggccaccactaggggctacgccccctccctggccgcccctctCCTAAGGCtgcgcccctctctccctctatttagatagaggcgtCATTTCTTTCTAGACTCAAGTTTTGTTTACatttagctttagctactcttgaCATGCGCAAACAACGCTGTCCTCGTgtaattcagaactccaccttcgagtgataatcagattgctcgcatctttttcttgttcgttcttcgattgcgaacAGTAAAAGATCTTcatgatcaggctgatcttgcatcaacaaggtcggtaaccatagagagttggttcagcgattgcattggcgcttcgggctcgctcgtcgtagtcggatcgtgagggtcatcttccgcCAAGTCGTATTTAtccccactcaccgaaagatcgggcactccgactctatcaccCTTTTTCTTGATTCTGCTTTGGTAGCTCCTCAAACCCCAAGCACTCGAAATGAAGGGTCAAGGATGCTGCCGGGGATGATACTGTGAGGGAACAGAGCGTGCCCTCCGTAACAGTGGACCCGTCGTCAGGTTTAGCTAGGGCCGCACCGGGGCAATCACTGCCCGCAGTTGGCCTGAGTTCATTTGTGACCATCACGGTTGCCCCGCCGAAGCAGACTCTGCCCTTGGCTCGCAAAGCCGCACTGGCGAGTGCTTTAGGTGCTGTCCCAGGACCTAGACCACTCAAAAGGAAGAAGTTAGTAATAAAGAAGTCCACACTGTAAGTATCCAAGTGCTTTACTTGTAAATTGTAGGTTTGTTGTATGTAGCCCTTCCTCTTCTCTAGGCTTGGAGAAGCCTGGCAATGCCACGGAAACTCTAGCCTCCGAGCCAGAGAAGGAGTCGGATGTCATAGCATTGAGTGCGGTACCGGTGACAACCATGGTTGTCGAGTCATCGGTGCCAGAGGAGCCCCTAGAATCTGTCATCGTAGAAGCTAGAGGGGCAGACCTTGGAGTCGAACCACACATGTGTGAGAGGACCGAAGTTGAAGAGGAGTCCCCAGAGATTCCCACTGGTAGGTTGATGAAGCCGCCCTCGCCCATATGATCTTCTTTGCCTAAATTCTGCTAATCGCTACGGGTGAGGTGAAAGATATCCCGCAGTAGTAGCCTACACCTCAGGGACAAGGTGCTGCTAGTACTTCTTCGGGTGGCATATTGGTCACTCCACCAAAGTGGCAGTATGTCATTCCATGTGAGCTGATTGAAGATTCGATGCTTACATCGGCAACCCTGAAGCAATGCCAAGATACCTTCAAAGATCTGTATAAGTTTTCCACGATAAGTGTCCTGAACTGGAGATGACTACCTTTGTCAGCTAGCTTGATCTTGTCCAATTGTTTTCATTATGTTGGGTAGGAATTGGCCAACCGCTCCAGGAAGAAGTTGGACAAGCTCCGAGCTGTCGAAGATGGATTCCACCAGTTGCCGGAGAAAGATCGCCAAATTGATGAGCAAATTTACAAGAATGTCAAGTTGAGGAATCAGCTCAACACCCTCAAACAGGAGCATACCCAAGAGTTCTGGCTGCTGAAGAAAGAGATTGAAGATCTCAAGAAAAAGAACAGACTACAAGCCAAGACTCATCGAGGTAATACTCTGTCGACTGGTTTATCTTGTTTTTGACATACGTGCAGACTAGTATCTGAACTCATATGAGTACTTCTTTATCTCCTTTTGCTTGCAGAGCTTAATAATATCATAAAAATAAGGATGATGAGATCACTGACTCAAAGAATCTTGTATACCATCATTCAGATGATGTAGAGAAGCTGATCAAAGCGCTCCAAGATGCAGATATGCAACTCGTAGAGTGTGTGACACAAATCTGGGACATGGCTGCTGATAAGGAGCTGAAAGATAAAGAACTTGAAGAGCTCAAGGGTGCGGCGCAAGTAGTCTtagacatggtggatcctccaAAAGAGGGAGTAATCAGCGAGAGGGCGCTACTGGAGCGACTCCGTGAAGCCCCACTTAAAATTTCTAGATACATCTCGAAGACCACCAAAACTTATGTAGCGCACATTCTTGGGCTTGTAAAGTCCTATTGGCCGATGGCCAATATGAGTCCACTGGTAGATGGCATGGCAGATGACTGTTCTAAGGAGAAATTCTCAGAATTTGTCGAAGAAGCAAAGCCAGTGGCTCAAAGGTTGCTAGATAGCTTGGAGCAGGAGTAAACATGATATATAACCACTGAACAACCTGTCCATGTATGTAAACATGTATATGTGTTTTATTTGTTGTTGCCTGTAGATGTGTTCGGTGTGCTTACTCGTAGAGTAATACCAAATCGTAGCACCTAGATAAAGAATACGGGATGCCCAATATAGAACTACCTAGAAGGCCATGCTTCTAGAGGTAGTCGATGACTTGGTGTCCACCGCAAAGTCCCGTATAGGGAGAATAAGCGAATCACGATTTACTCGCACCGTGCAATACTCTGGATTGCTTTTATAGGTGTGGGAGCCTCTTCGACTTTTTTGTAGTGACTCATGCCGTTGGTTCGTACAAACCATTAGGCTAGTACTCGAAGTAGTTAGAGTTAGTCACAAGTAGTCATTGCGCTTCGCCAGTTGGGCAAGTGTGAAAGTAGTCATTCAGAAAGGACTCGTGGCGATAGCCCTCGAGTACTTCTGGTGACTAGGCAAAGTTAACGTGTTGTCAGTACTCGTGGCTGAAGCCCTCGAGATATCTAGTCTCGCTTAGAGATAGAAAAGTAGTCATTTGAAGAACAAACCAACTCTTTATTGATAAATATGCTGCACTGCATTTGACAACTTTGTGTAAGAGTTATCTTGTGATACAAACGCCGTAGGAGCTCgatattccaggagtttgggacctcctgGCGATCAAGATACAGTAGTCGATACGAACCTTGTCTTGTAACTTTGGTGACAAGAAAGGCCCTTCCCATCGCGAGTTTTGCTTGTTTAGCCCTGTttcatcttggatgcgacggAGGACTAAATCACCGATGCTGAATGACCTCTCCTGTACATTGCAGTCGTGGTAGCGTCAGATACCTTGTAGACAGCGAGCTAACTATAGTAGGGCGTTGCATTTGACTTCTTCTACCGAATCAAGCTCCAGATCTCTTGCCTGATCAGTTTCGCCTTCTTCATACATCTATAgtcttggagacttccacatgatgttCGTAGGGAGGATAGCTTCTGACCCATAGACGAGATAAAAAAGCGATTGACctatggctttgcttggttgagtGCGAAGGCCCCAGAAAACTGAGAGCTCATGAATCCACTTGCCCTCTTTTTTGCTATTCTCATTGTAGAGTCTTTTCTTTAGCCCATCAAGGATTAAGCCGTTGCgtgctcaacctggccattggcccaCGGGTGAGCAACCAACACGTACTTTACCTCAATGGTGctattctcgcagaattcccagaactctTGTGAGTGGAAATTAGATCCCAGAtctgtgatgatagtgttggggaagccaaagcaGTACAAGATATCGCAGATGAAGCTGACTACTCGATCCGCGAGGATCTTTGTAatcagcttgtactcgatccactttgtaaacttgtcgatggccaccaacacatgggtaaaACCTCCTAGCACCATAGCCAAAGGCCCAATCATGTCTAGGCCCCAGCAAGCAAAAGGctaggatggtggtatggtgatgaggttatgcGCCGGGACATGAGCCTATCTGCCGAAGGACTGGCAATTGGTACACCGACGAATGAGGTCTTCGGCATCAGCCAAAGCTGTTGGCCAGTAATACCCAGATCTGAATGCTTTCCCGACTAACGTCCTTGACACTGCATGATTGCCACAGACTCCATGAATTTCTTGCAGTATTTCTTTGCCTTCCTCGACTAGAACACTTCATAAGGATGCCTATTACTGAACTGCGCTTGTACAACTTGTCGCTAACCAGAACATAACCCTTGCTTCACCTGATGATTCATGTAGCCTCATCATTTTTTTCATCAACGCCAGGGGGTACCTTCTGATCGTTGATGAAATTGATGAACGGTGTCtgccagtcgacctcgatcatcatgaCCTCTCGGTCGGGCTCAGAACGGCCCGGAGCGATGGTGCTTTGATCTGGTGCCTTGATGGACGAGTGATGTAACTCGTGTACAAATACTCCTAGTGGGATGTTTGCTCGATCGGAGCCCAACTTCGAGAGAACATCTGCCCCCATGTTGTTGTCCCGAACCACATGATGGATCTTAAGTCttgagaacttgttctcgagcttgcgtatttccacAACATAcacgtccatggtgtccttgttgatgtcccactccttttTGATTTGTTGAACCACTAGCAAGGTCGCCGTAGACAAGTAATTGCTTGATGCCAAGAGAGATAGCCAGGCGTAGCCCATGCAGTAACCTCTCATACTCGACTTCGTTGTTGGAGACCTTAAATAGTATCTGAAACACATATCTGAAACATGTAACCCAATGCTCTGGCATGTTGGCTGGAGCTGCAACTTGATTTTCTCGCCACtatgccatgaagtcgactagtgcTTGTGATTTGATGGCGGTGCGAGGCTTGAATTC
Coding sequences within it:
- the LOC112896455 gene encoding uncharacterized protein LOC112896455, with the translated sequence MDVYVVEIRKLENKFSRLKIHHVVRDNNMGADVLSKLGSDRANIPLGVFVHELHHSSIKAPDQSTIAPGRSEPDREVMMIEVDWQTPFINFINDQKVPPGVDEKNDEAT